In one Lycium barbarum isolate Lr01 chromosome 7, ASM1917538v2, whole genome shotgun sequence genomic region, the following are encoded:
- the LOC132603068 gene encoding zinc finger BED domain-containing protein RICESLEEPER 2-like: MADETRLSAAGSTDSVPNTYDSNDIDKSLDTQTQVTKKRKEISSRSAVWDHFDKVVVNGIGKARCSHCKNLYAANTTINGTTGLRQHINLRCPVYEAKIETCTQKKINFASKGEPLWEFDQQLIRRALVEMIITDELPFSFVEKEGFKKFMNVAQPLFQVPSRRTITRDCYELYGELRLDLKKNFREAKSKICLTTDTWTSLQRINYMCLTAHYIDKDWMLHKKILNFCPITSHKGEHMAEAISNCLLYWNLDKVFSVTVDNASSNDVTVRELSKQLNMWGTNIMDGKHLHVRCMAHILNLIVHEGLKEIDASVKRVRQMVRYVRSSSARESHFKKCCEVQRVDCSKTLALDVPTRWNYTYLMLDTAQNFEKAFDRFDLFDENFNNYLSTHVLEDGSVAGPLQSDDWVKIKKGVN, encoded by the coding sequence ATGGCGGATGAAACTAGACTAAGTGCGGCTGGTTCAACTGATAGCGTACCTAATACATATGATAGCAATGACATTGACAAGTCACTTGACACCCAGACCCaggtaacaaagaaaagaaaagaaataagttCTAGGTCAGCGGTTTGGGATCATTTTGATAAGGTCGTTGTGAATGGTATTGGTAAAGCGAGGTGTAGTCATTGTAAAAATCTTTATGCCGCTAATACAACTATAAATGGGACAACGGGATTGAGACAACATATAAATTTGAGGTGCCCAGTATATGAAGCCAAGATTGAAACTTGCACTCAGAAAAAGATAAATTTTGCATCTAAGGGTGAGCCGCTTTGGGAATTTGATCAACAATTAATTAGGAGGGCTTTAGTTGAGATGATAATTACGGATGAACTACCATTTAGCTTTGTAGAAAAGGAAGGCTTCAAGAAGTTTATGAATGTAGCCCAACCTTTATTTCAAGTTCCTTCCCGTAGAACAATAACAAGAGATTGTTATGAACTTTATGGCGAGTTGAGACTAGATTTGAAGAAGAATTTTAGAGAAGCAAAATCAAAAATTTGCCTTACTACTGACACATGGACATCATTGCAAAGAattaattatatgtgtttgaCAGCTCACTATATTGATAAAGATTGGATGTTGCATAAAAAAATACTGAATTTTTGCCCTATCACTAGTCATAAGGGTGAGCATATGGCAGAGGCTATTAGTAATTGTTTGCTTTATTGGAACTTGGATAAGGTTTTTTCTGTTACTGTTGATAATGCTTCTTCCAACGATGTTACAGTTAGAGAATTGTCTAAACAGTTAAATATGTGGGGAACTAATATAATGGATGGTAAGCATCTTCACGTGAGATGTATGGCACACATACTTAATCTAATTGTGCATGAAGGTTTGAAGGAAATTGATGCTTCTGTCAAACGTGTTAGGCAAATGGTGAGGTATGTTAGATCATCTTCGGCAAGAGAAAGTCACTTTAAGAAATGTTGTGAAGTTCAAAGGGTGGATTGTTCTAAAACATTAGCGCTAGATGTGCCTACTAGGTGGAATTACACCTACTTGATGTTGGATACGGCACAAAACTTTGAAAAAGCCTTTGATAGGTTTGATCTTTTTGATGAGAATTTTAATAATTATCTTTCTACTCATGTTCTTGAAGATGGAAGTGTTGCAGGTCCTCTTCAATCTGATGATTGGGTGAAAATTAAGAAAGGTGTAAATTAA
- the LOC132603069 gene encoding homeobox protein knotted-1-like LET12 isoform X1: protein MEFQDHFSQEMALHQQQQQQQQQHQNSGVLRSMLPESPQKSPPTWLNSSLLRQQQQQQQHSHFNAAANSPSSAAAAVAGGNNFLHLQTSNSDSSNSNQWLSPTAAGAHGGGELSESLNFAKKMSQQQQQQHSGGGEDNNNNSNNEEESSWEREKCKADILNHPLYDQLLSAHVSCLRIATPVDQLPRIDAQLAQSQNVVAKYSVLGQGQQPLDDKDLDQFMTHYVLLLSSFKEQLQQHVRVHAMEAVMACWELEQSLQSLTGVAPGEGTGATMSDDDDDQADSDTNFLDGGFDGPDSMGFGPLVPTESERSLMERVRQELKHELKQGYKEKIVDIREEILRKRRAGKLPGDTTSVLKAWWHTHSKWPYPTEEDKARLVQETGLQLKQINNWFINQRKRNWHSNPSTSSSQKSKRKSSAGELKQ from the exons ATGGAGTTTCAGGACCACTTTTCACAAGAAATGGCccttcatcaacaacaacaacaacaacaacagcagcacCAAAACTCAGGGGTATTACGTTCAATGTTACCTGAATCTCCTCAAAAATCACCTCCTACTTGGCTCAACTCTTCCCTCCtccgtcaacaacaacaacaacaacaacacagtCACTTCAACGCCGCCGCAAACTCGCCGTCCTCCGCCGCAGCAGCAGTCGCCGGAGGAAACAATTTCCTGCACCTCCAGACATCAAACTCTGACTCATCTAACTCTAATCAGTGGCTTTCCCCTACTGCCGCCGGTGCTCATGGCGGCGGTGAGTTATCGGAGTCTTTGAATTTTGCAAAGAAGAtgagtcaacaacaacaacaacaacatagcggAG GAGGAGaagataacaacaacaacagtaataatGAGGAGGAGTCATCATGGGAGAGAGAGAAATGCAAAGCAGATATATTGAACCATCCATTATATGATCAGTTACTGTCTGCACACGTGTCATGCCTGCGAATCGCAACGCCGGTTGATCAACTACCTAGGATTGATGCACAGTTAGCACAGTCACAGAATGTGGTGGCTAAATACTCTGTTCTTGGACAAGGTCAACAACCTCTTGATGATAAAGACCTTGATCAATTTATG ACACATTATGTTCTGTTGCTCTCTTCCTTTAAAGAACAACTGCAACAACATGTCCGCGTCCATGCAATGGAAGCTGTCATGGCTTGTTGGGAGCTTGAACAATCTCTACAAAGCTTAACAG GGGTAGCACCAGGGGAAGGTACAGGAGCAACCATgtctgatgatgatgatgaccagGCTGATAGTGACACAAACTTTTTGGATGGAGGTTTTGATGGACCAGATAGCATGGGTTTTGGTCCTCTTGTACCTACTGAAAGTGAAAGGTCCTTGATGGAGCGTGTTAGGCAAGAACTCAAGCATGAGCTCAAACAG GGTTATAAGGAAAAGATTGTTGACATTAGAGAGGAAATTTTACGCAAAAGAAGAGCAGGAAAGCTGCCTGGTGACACTACATCTGTTTTGAAAGCTTGGTGGCACACACATTCCAAGTGGCCTTATCCAACT GAGGAAGACAAAGCACGGTTAGTGCAAGAAACAGGGTTGCAACTAAAGCAGATTAACAATTGGTTTATTAACCAAAGAAAAAGGAACTGGCACAGCAACCCATCAACATCTTCTTCTCAGAAAAGCAAACGCAAGAG
- the LOC132603069 gene encoding homeobox protein knotted-1-like LET12 isoform X3 — translation MEFQDHFSQEMALHQQQQQQQQQHQNSGVLRSMLPESPQKSPPTWLNSSLLRQQQQQQQHSHFNAAANSPSSAAAAVAGGNNFLHLQTSNSDSSNSNQWLSPTAAGAHGGGELSESLNFAKKMSQQQQQQHSGGGEDNNNNSNNEEESSWEREKCKADILNHPLYDQLLSAHVSCLRIATPVDQLPRIDAQLAQSQNVVAKYSVLGQGQQPLDDKDLDQFMTHYVLLLSSFKEQLQQHVRVHAMEAVMACWELEQSLQSLTGVAPGEGTGATMSDDDDDQADSDTNFLDGGFDGPDSMGFGPLVPTESERSLMERVRQELKHELKQGYKEKIVDIREEILRKRRAGKLPGDTTSVLKAWWHTHSKWPYPTEEDKARLVQETGLQLKQINNWFINQRKRNWHSNPSTSSSQKSKRKR, via the exons ATGGAGTTTCAGGACCACTTTTCACAAGAAATGGCccttcatcaacaacaacaacaacaacaacagcagcacCAAAACTCAGGGGTATTACGTTCAATGTTACCTGAATCTCCTCAAAAATCACCTCCTACTTGGCTCAACTCTTCCCTCCtccgtcaacaacaacaacaacaacaacacagtCACTTCAACGCCGCCGCAAACTCGCCGTCCTCCGCCGCAGCAGCAGTCGCCGGAGGAAACAATTTCCTGCACCTCCAGACATCAAACTCTGACTCATCTAACTCTAATCAGTGGCTTTCCCCTACTGCCGCCGGTGCTCATGGCGGCGGTGAGTTATCGGAGTCTTTGAATTTTGCAAAGAAGAtgagtcaacaacaacaacaacaacatagcggAG GAGGAGaagataacaacaacaacagtaataatGAGGAGGAGTCATCATGGGAGAGAGAGAAATGCAAAGCAGATATATTGAACCATCCATTATATGATCAGTTACTGTCTGCACACGTGTCATGCCTGCGAATCGCAACGCCGGTTGATCAACTACCTAGGATTGATGCACAGTTAGCACAGTCACAGAATGTGGTGGCTAAATACTCTGTTCTTGGACAAGGTCAACAACCTCTTGATGATAAAGACCTTGATCAATTTATG ACACATTATGTTCTGTTGCTCTCTTCCTTTAAAGAACAACTGCAACAACATGTCCGCGTCCATGCAATGGAAGCTGTCATGGCTTGTTGGGAGCTTGAACAATCTCTACAAAGCTTAACAG GGGTAGCACCAGGGGAAGGTACAGGAGCAACCATgtctgatgatgatgatgaccagGCTGATAGTGACACAAACTTTTTGGATGGAGGTTTTGATGGACCAGATAGCATGGGTTTTGGTCCTCTTGTACCTACTGAAAGTGAAAGGTCCTTGATGGAGCGTGTTAGGCAAGAACTCAAGCATGAGCTCAAACAG GGTTATAAGGAAAAGATTGTTGACATTAGAGAGGAAATTTTACGCAAAAGAAGAGCAGGAAAGCTGCCTGGTGACACTACATCTGTTTTGAAAGCTTGGTGGCACACACATTCCAAGTGGCCTTATCCAACT GAGGAAGACAAAGCACGGTTAGTGCAAGAAACAGGGTTGCAACTAAAGCAGATTAACAATTGGTTTATTAACCAAAGAAAAAGGAACTGGCACAGCAACCCATCAACATCTTCTTCTCAGAAAAGCAAACGCAAGAG
- the LOC132603069 gene encoding homeobox protein knotted-1-like LET12 isoform X2, with the protein MEFQDHFSQEMALHQQQQQQQQQHQNSGVLRSMLPESPQKSPPTWLNSSLLRQQQQQQQHSHFNAAANSPSSAAAAVAGGNNFLHLQTSNSDSSNSNQWLSPTAAGAHGGGELSESLNFAKKMSQQQQQQHSGGGEDNNNNSNNEEESSWEREKCKADILNHPLYDQLLSAHVSCLRIATPVDQLPRIDAQLAQSQNVVAKYSVLGQGQQPLDDKDLDQFMTHYVLLLSSFKEQLQQHVRVHAMEAVMACWELEQSLQSLTGVAPGEGTGATMSDDDDDQADSDTNFLDGGFDGPDSMGFGPLVPTESERSLMERVRQELKHELKQGYKEKIVDIREEILRKRRAGKLPGDTTSVLKAWWHTHSKWPYPTEEDKARLVQETGLQLKQINNWFINQRKRNWHSNPSTSSSQKSKRKSAGELKQ; encoded by the exons ATGGAGTTTCAGGACCACTTTTCACAAGAAATGGCccttcatcaacaacaacaacaacaacaacagcagcacCAAAACTCAGGGGTATTACGTTCAATGTTACCTGAATCTCCTCAAAAATCACCTCCTACTTGGCTCAACTCTTCCCTCCtccgtcaacaacaacaacaacaacaacacagtCACTTCAACGCCGCCGCAAACTCGCCGTCCTCCGCCGCAGCAGCAGTCGCCGGAGGAAACAATTTCCTGCACCTCCAGACATCAAACTCTGACTCATCTAACTCTAATCAGTGGCTTTCCCCTACTGCCGCCGGTGCTCATGGCGGCGGTGAGTTATCGGAGTCTTTGAATTTTGCAAAGAAGAtgagtcaacaacaacaacaacaacatagcggAG GAGGAGaagataacaacaacaacagtaataatGAGGAGGAGTCATCATGGGAGAGAGAGAAATGCAAAGCAGATATATTGAACCATCCATTATATGATCAGTTACTGTCTGCACACGTGTCATGCCTGCGAATCGCAACGCCGGTTGATCAACTACCTAGGATTGATGCACAGTTAGCACAGTCACAGAATGTGGTGGCTAAATACTCTGTTCTTGGACAAGGTCAACAACCTCTTGATGATAAAGACCTTGATCAATTTATG ACACATTATGTTCTGTTGCTCTCTTCCTTTAAAGAACAACTGCAACAACATGTCCGCGTCCATGCAATGGAAGCTGTCATGGCTTGTTGGGAGCTTGAACAATCTCTACAAAGCTTAACAG GGGTAGCACCAGGGGAAGGTACAGGAGCAACCATgtctgatgatgatgatgaccagGCTGATAGTGACACAAACTTTTTGGATGGAGGTTTTGATGGACCAGATAGCATGGGTTTTGGTCCTCTTGTACCTACTGAAAGTGAAAGGTCCTTGATGGAGCGTGTTAGGCAAGAACTCAAGCATGAGCTCAAACAG GGTTATAAGGAAAAGATTGTTGACATTAGAGAGGAAATTTTACGCAAAAGAAGAGCAGGAAAGCTGCCTGGTGACACTACATCTGTTTTGAAAGCTTGGTGGCACACACATTCCAAGTGGCCTTATCCAACT GAGGAAGACAAAGCACGGTTAGTGCAAGAAACAGGGTTGCAACTAAAGCAGATTAACAATTGGTTTATTAACCAAAGAAAAAGGAACTGGCACAGCAACCCATCAACATCTTCTTCTCAGAAAAGCAAACGCAAGAG